The Flavobacterium sp. 102 genomic interval TGAATTACTATAATCTGCCTTACTGTTAGGTTCAAAAACACTTTTGCTTTTGGCTATGATAGCGACCATTTCAGCTTCGGTTTTGGGTTGGGTGTAATAGCTCATAAACTCACCGCTGTTGGTGAAGTTATAAATTCCGCTGCGGTGATTGAGTAAGTTACCAACAGTTATTTTATTGGCATTGGGAACCGAAGGAAAATAAACATCTATGGTTTTGTCTAAGGTAAGTTTGTTTTCTTCTACGGCTTTAAAAATCAAGCAAGAAGTAAACATTTTGGTGATGGAACCAATACGATATTTTGTAGCGGTTGTGACTTTTTGTTTTAAACCTATATCGACTTTACCAACTGCTTTGGTGTAAATTATTTTACCATTTTCACGTACCGCAATACTTCCCATATACTTGTTTTTGGCCTCCAGAACGGCAAACAAACTATCGAGTTTAACCGTATTGAGTTGTTGGGCAAAAGAAACGCTAACGAAAAATAAAAAGAGAATCCCAAGAGACCGTTTTTTAATCATGATGTGTGGTTTAGTTAGTGATATAAATTTATTGTAATGGCATATTATCTAAAGAGAAGTTACCATTTTATTCTATCATAAAGTAATAGATTGTACCCCAAACGGTTATAAAAAACAAACCGGGGTAAACTACTTTATACAAATTTTGCTTTAATTCCTTTTTTACAACCGTTATATATAAAACATAGAGTACAAAAAGTGCAATAAAAATAATAGGCATAAAAATTCTCATAACTAAATGATTTAATTAATTTACTCTTTTTTTGATGCCTCTAAGATAAGAATAAATTAAGAAATAGCAATGTTACCGATGAGGCATGATTTGACAAATGAATATACAGTTGGATTACAATCATTATTTTTGGAGTTGTTTGTTTTTTAACAAAAAGGCAGACGTTTGGTAGTAAGCAATGGTTTCTTTTACCAAATCCTCTCTCAAATGTAACATTGGTATTTCGTCATACTGTGATTGAAACTCTTCTTTTACATTGGGTTTTGCTTTTGAAATCAACTGGAATTGTTTTACCTTTTTAACTGGTGAAATGATAGTCAAAACATTATTCTTAATCATCCCTAAATCCTGATAAGTCGCCACAAATGCTCTTGGCTGGTAGGTTGGTTTAAATATGTCCTGACCATAAAATTTACTGTTGTAATTAAAATGGAGCAAACCAAATAGGGTAGGCATGATATCAATTTGAGACATTAAAGTATTGACATGTTCAGGTTGGATGAAACCCGGTGCATAAATCATAGCCGGTATTCTGTATTTGTCCAAAGGCAATTCGGTTTTACCGGAACTTGAGGCACAATGATCGGCTAGGATTACAAAAACAGTGTTTTTAAACCAAGGTTGTTTTTGGGCCATTGTAAAAAATTGCTTTAACGCATAATCGGTATATTTTACACCGCCGTCTCTGGATTTGGCCATTCCTGAAATATCAATTTTGCCTTCAGGATATGTAAATGGTCGGTGATTGCTCACGGTCATGATATGGTTAAAGAACGGTTTGTTTGCCTTGGCTTCGTTATTCATTTCTTTGATGGCTTTGTGGTACATGTCTTCGTCACATACACCCCAAATATTGGCAAAAGTAATTTCGTTAGGTTGGAAAGTTTTTTTGTCAATAACATCGTAACCATTGCCTCCAAAAAAATCGCCCATATTGTCAAAGAAGGCATCGCCACCATACATATACTTCACGGCATATCCCTTTTGTTTGAAGACACTACCGGTGGAGAATTTGTTTTTATTGTCTGTTCGTTTCACGACGCTTTCGGCGGCACTTGGCGGCAGACATAAAGTTACGGCTTCTAATCCGCGAACGGTTCTGTTGCCAACCGCATACAGATTGGTAAACTGTAAGCTCTTATCGGCTAACGAATCTAAGAATGGTGTGATGTGTTTCTTGTTGCCATATTCGGTCATAAAATCCTCGCTTAAACTTTCTACCGTAATCAACACTACATTTTTGTGAAGCTCAGTAGAATCAGCTTTGATGGTTCTGAGTGAACTTTCCCTATTAATTCCCTGTATTTGTTTTTGCAATAGCGCAAAAGCTTCGGCTTTCGGCATTGTTTTATAGAATTTATCGAATTCTAATTCGTTATTCATGAACGCAGTATAAAACTTAAACATGCCATTGGCTTGTAATTCATTGGTGTAAACATTAGGGCTATTTTCTTGTTTTGCCAATAACGGAATGGCTGTAAGTGATAGTATCACTAAGACAACATAAACTCCTAAACCTTTTACTTTTTCTTTAAAAGATGGTAAATGATTCAGAAAAGGTTGGGCACGTTTTACGATAAAATAAGTTAATAAAGCGGTTACTAATCCAACGCTTGCAAACAACGGCACTACCGGATAAGATTCCATAATGTTACCAATTACTGTATTCGTGTAGACTAAATAATCTACGGCGATGAAGTTGTAACGTACGCCAAATTCATTCCAAAAGAAAAACTCACTGATGGCGTTTTGAATTATCACCAACGTAAAAATGAACATCGTGATAAAAAACAACACCAATCGAATGGCTTTTCTGTGTTTTGGGAGGAATAACAACAACCCAAAAAAGATAGTTTTCAAGGCAATAAAACTTATTCCTATTTCCGGTAACGAACCGCCATATTCATTGAGAATGGTATTGAAAAACGAAACATACAACAACAGTAAAACCAAAGCGCCAAAAATAAGGTATCCATATTTCTCATACTTTACATTGGATAAAAACAATAAGTAAAGCCATAGAAAAGCACTGACGATTATAAATAGAAACACATCGGAAATGAATCCTAGAACAAAGATTTTAGTGATTTCTAGAGGTCCAAATGAAGATTGTGTAATGGGATGGAAAAGCAATATGATTCTTAGGATAACATTGACAATGATAAATAAGAAAAGTAAATTGATGAAAGGTGAGTACTTTTTAAAATAGTTCATATAACGAATTATAAATTGACTGATACAACTATAACCGATTAGTGTTTAAATACCCTATGCTATTTTTGATATTAAGGCAATACCGTTGTGATAAAAAAAATACTTTAAAAAGAAAGTAGGGTAAATGAATTTGAACTTGCTTTACATAAAAAGTCAACATGAAAAAAATATTTATAGCCTCGTTTTTATTCCTATCAATGGCTGGTTTTGCTCAAAACTGGACGACTAATTTTGAAGAAGCTAAAGCCACTGCAGAAAAGGAAAACAAAAAAATCTTATTGGTGTTCTCCGGCTCTGATTGGTGTGCGCCTTGTATTAAATTAGATAAAAACGTTTGGCAATCTGAAGTGTTTAAAGCTTATGCCAATGATCATCTTGTACTTCTTCGTGCCGATTTTCCGAAGAAAAAGAACAACGCTTTACCGGAAGATTTGAGAACCGCCAATTTGGCTTTAGCCGAAAAATACAATAAAGAAGGGTTTTTCCCCTTAGTAGCTGTTTTAGATAAAACCGGAAAAGTTATGGCTAAGAAAGGTTATGAAAGCCAAAGCGCAGACCAATTTGTAACCGAATTAAAAGCCATTATTAAATAAACATGAACAGATTACTATTTATATTGTTGCTAACTATTGGTTTCAGTGCCAATGCCCAACTGATTCACAAACGAAAAGTGAGTTTGCTTGGCAGTCCGTTTGAGATTACCGTAGTGGCTAATGATACCATACAAGCCCATCAATATGAAGATATGGCTATCGCTGAAGTCAAACGGATAGAAAATATTATCTCTGATTGGATTCCGACTACACCATTATCCCAAATTAATCAGAATGCCGGAAAGCAAGCGGTTAAAGTGCCTTTAGAACTGATAGAACTAATTGAACGTTCTATCAAAATATCGAAGCTTACAGATGGTGCTTTTGACATTAGTTATGCGTCAATGGACAGAATATGGAAGTTTGACGGCAGCATGAAGGAAATGCCAACACCGGAAGCCATCAAAAAATCGGTAGAGAAGGTTGGCTATGAAAATATCATCATTGATAAAGAAAAGCAAACCGTTTTCTTAAAACTCGAAGGGATGAAACTCGGCATGGGCGGCATTGGTCAAGGTTATATTGCCGATAAAGTCAAAGCCCATTTGATTGCTAAAGGTTGTACTGCCGGATTGGTGAATATCTCAGGTGACATTAGCACTTGGGGCAAACAACCTAATGGTGAACAATGGAAAGTAGGGATTAAGAATCCGATGAATAAAAACAAAATATTTGCTACGTTCCCGCTTGAAGATAAGGCGGTTGAAACTTCGGGCAGTTATGAAAAATATGTCACGTTTAACGGAAAACGCTATTCGCATATTATAGACACTCGAACAGGTTATCCTGCGACGGGTTTGATTAGTATTAGTGTTTTTGCCAATACCACTGAGTTGGCTGATGCCTTGGCAACCGGTGTATTTGTGATGGGCAAAGACGCCGGAATGAACTTGATTAACCAATTGCCGGGCATAGGCTGCATTATGGTTGACGAAGACGGTAAGATATCGACCTCAAATAATATAGATTTAAAAAAGTACCAACATGACTAAAGTATTTGGAATACTCGCTTTGTTTGTTTTCATGACTTCCTGCTCGCCGGTGAAAGAATATGAAAAGGAATACATAAACGACACTGAAATGAAATTATCGGCCAAAACCGCGGAACGCTATGAAGTGACTTTCCAAGTTTATCGAGAGGCTGCAGCTGGAGCCAATGGAGGAAAAACCGGTGGTGGTTGTGGTTGTAATTAATAAAT includes:
- a CDS encoding LTA synthase family protein, coding for MNYFKKYSPFINLLFLFIIVNVILRIILLFHPITQSSFGPLEITKIFVLGFISDVFLFIIVSAFLWLYLLFLSNVKYEKYGYLIFGALVLLLLYVSFFNTILNEYGGSLPEIGISFIALKTIFFGLLLFLPKHRKAIRLVLFFITMFIFTLVIIQNAISEFFFWNEFGVRYNFIAVDYLVYTNTVIGNIMESYPVVPLFASVGLVTALLTYFIVKRAQPFLNHLPSFKEKVKGLGVYVVLVILSLTAIPLLAKQENSPNVYTNELQANGMFKFYTAFMNNELEFDKFYKTMPKAEAFALLQKQIQGINRESSLRTIKADSTELHKNVVLITVESLSEDFMTEYGNKKHITPFLDSLADKSLQFTNLYAVGNRTVRGLEAVTLCLPPSAAESVVKRTDNKNKFSTGSVFKQKGYAVKYMYGGDAFFDNMGDFFGGNGYDVIDKKTFQPNEITFANIWGVCDEDMYHKAIKEMNNEAKANKPFFNHIMTVSNHRPFTYPEGKIDISGMAKSRDGGVKYTDYALKQFFTMAQKQPWFKNTVFVILADHCASSSGKTELPLDKYRIPAMIYAPGFIQPEHVNTLMSQIDIMPTLFGLLHFNYNSKFYGQDIFKPTYQPRAFVATYQDLGMIKNNVLTIISPVKKVKQFQLISKAKPNVKEEFQSQYDEIPMLHLREDLVKETIAYYQTSAFLLKNKQLQK
- a CDS encoding thioredoxin family protein — encoded protein: MKKIFIASFLFLSMAGFAQNWTTNFEEAKATAEKENKKILLVFSGSDWCAPCIKLDKNVWQSEVFKAYANDHLVLLRADFPKKKNNALPEDLRTANLALAEKYNKEGFFPLVAVLDKTGKVMAKKGYESQSADQFVTELKAIIK
- a CDS encoding FAD:protein FMN transferase, producing the protein MNRLLFILLLTIGFSANAQLIHKRKVSLLGSPFEITVVANDTIQAHQYEDMAIAEVKRIENIISDWIPTTPLSQINQNAGKQAVKVPLELIELIERSIKISKLTDGAFDISYASMDRIWKFDGSMKEMPTPEAIKKSVEKVGYENIIIDKEKQTVFLKLEGMKLGMGGIGQGYIADKVKAHLIAKGCTAGLVNISGDISTWGKQPNGEQWKVGIKNPMNKNKIFATFPLEDKAVETSGSYEKYVTFNGKRYSHIIDTRTGYPATGLISISVFANTTELADALATGVFVMGKDAGMNLINQLPGIGCIMVDEDGKISTSNNIDLKKYQHD
- a CDS encoding DUF4266 domain-containing protein yields the protein MTKVFGILALFVFMTSCSPVKEYEKEYINDTEMKLSAKTAERYEVTFQVYREAAAGANGGKTGGGCGCN